One genomic segment of Marinobacter sp. F4206 includes these proteins:
- a CDS encoding GGDEF domain-containing protein — MTETRLRTLTHSIGYSLATLFIFTLAMQNLRYGFYELFYLAIGMAALTLGGVAYTFICRRHQLSAPGHLIILAGLNSGLLAALLTLDGPGIAHWAMPMLTLNLLILPLRQGVALSILLLVPTSAVVLYQQPAADAVTVIAGLFILLTAASLYIWHYDHMAQSAEDLAITDSVTGAHNARFLDETLQKEISRAIATGHPLSVINLSIDYADEAADLHGKGGVQNLFRDMTEHLFGVIRAGDTLYTLNDSEFFLILPFTPEEGVRVIAERIRRTIAEHQWPVVGKATVSLGCTTRGSGDTRTDGLRKRAHDAMEEARRRGADSVWFSAGETITA; from the coding sequence ATGACCGAAACGCGTCTGCGCACGCTGACCCACAGCATCGGCTACAGTCTGGCGACGCTGTTTATCTTTACCCTGGCCATGCAGAACCTTCGCTATGGTTTCTACGAACTCTTCTATCTCGCCATCGGCATGGCAGCGCTGACTCTGGGCGGAGTTGCCTACACCTTCATCTGTCGCCGGCATCAGCTGTCGGCTCCGGGGCACCTGATCATCCTCGCCGGATTGAATAGCGGACTGTTGGCCGCCCTGCTCACTCTGGACGGCCCCGGCATCGCCCACTGGGCCATGCCCATGCTGACTCTCAACCTGCTGATCCTGCCCCTCAGACAGGGCGTGGCACTGTCGATCCTTCTCCTGGTGCCTACCTCGGCAGTGGTCCTGTACCAACAGCCGGCCGCCGATGCCGTGACCGTCATTGCCGGCCTCTTCATCCTGCTGACGGCGGCTTCACTCTATATCTGGCACTACGACCATATGGCCCAGTCGGCGGAGGATCTGGCCATCACCGACTCGGTAACCGGCGCCCACAATGCCCGGTTCCTGGACGAGACCCTGCAGAAGGAAATCAGCCGGGCCATCGCCACCGGCCATCCGCTGTCTGTGATCAATCTGAGCATCGACTACGCGGACGAAGCCGCGGACCTGCATGGCAAAGGCGGCGTACAAAACCTGTTTCGCGACATGACCGAGCACCTGTTCGGGGTTATCCGCGCCGGCGACACCCTCTACACCCTGAACGACTCGGAGTTTTTCCTGATCCTGCCGTTCACGCCAGAGGAAGGCGTTCGGGTGATTGCCGAACGAATTCGTCGAACCATCGCCGAACACCAGTGGCCAGTCGTTGGCAAGGCCACCGTCAGCCTCGGCTGCACCACCCGAGGCAGCGGCGATACGCGCACCGACGGACTGCGTAAACGCGCCCATGACGCCATGGAGGAAGCCCGGCGGCGTGGCGCTGATTCGGTCTGGTTCAGCGCCGGAGAGACCATCACGGCATGA
- a CDS encoding GGDEF domain-containing protein, with protein sequence MAQLAEKFLLSRLSRVGFVALIAIAALCALLGEPLTSATAAAAAGIVICGRTFHANRQHRPWPQIQRLFFLVLLLLLLTSFWTGPWALSHWFYAIPLLAFALIPPGLAIVVTLAFVALAGLAIPLATGLADRHQMISAFMLTTLLSALLVFLREYKTRQLAPLRRTDELTQAASREYLSADLHKEIQRSEREGTDMSIIMIGLDTHLSDHDPDEDIRSILPRIGRYLHSQIRDFDTYYRVADLQFLVILPGIATSDAINRSEIIRKGLCTLLESHGMALTVSTGIAGLNIGDDADSLQQSAANALRRAQQQGGNRTQAYSAWAQAGNTGQSSAEGPAS encoded by the coding sequence ATGGCCCAATTGGCCGAGAAATTTCTGCTAAGCAGACTGTCGCGGGTCGGATTCGTGGCCCTGATTGCCATAGCCGCACTCTGCGCCTTGCTGGGGGAGCCGTTGACGTCCGCCACCGCAGCTGCCGCCGCCGGCATCGTCATTTGTGGGCGTACCTTTCACGCCAATCGCCAGCACCGCCCCTGGCCACAGATTCAGCGACTGTTTTTCCTCGTTCTCCTGCTGCTTCTGCTGACCAGCTTCTGGACCGGCCCCTGGGCGCTCAGCCACTGGTTTTACGCGATCCCCCTATTGGCCTTTGCCCTGATTCCACCGGGCCTGGCGATCGTGGTTACGCTGGCATTTGTTGCCCTGGCCGGACTGGCTATTCCCCTGGCCACCGGCCTCGCCGACCGTCACCAGATGATCAGCGCATTCATGCTTACCACCCTGCTCTCGGCCCTGCTGGTTTTCCTGCGCGAGTACAAGACCCGACAGCTCGCGCCCTTGCGACGCACGGATGAGCTGACTCAGGCCGCCAGCCGGGAGTACCTCTCGGCTGATCTGCACAAGGAAATTCAGCGCAGCGAGCGCGAAGGAACCGACATGTCCATCATCATGATCGGCCTGGACACCCACTTGAGCGACCATGATCCGGACGAGGATATCCGCTCCATCCTGCCGCGAATTGGTCGCTACCTGCACAGCCAGATCCGGGACTTTGATACCTACTACCGGGTTGCGGATCTTCAGTTCCTTGTGATCCTGCCCGGCATTGCCACCAGCGATGCCATCAACCGGTCTGAAATCATCCGCAAGGGCCTTTGTACCCTGCTGGAATCCCACGGTATGGCGTTAACCGTCAGCACGGGCATCGCCGGCCTCAACATTGGAGACGACGCCGACAGCCTGCAACAGAGTGCCGCCAACGCCTTGCGCCGGGCACAACAGCAGGGGGGCAACCGGACCCAGGCATACAGCGCCTGGGCGCAGGCCGGAAACACAGGGCAATCCTCGGCAGAAGGACCTGCATCATGA
- a CDS encoding glutamate-5-semialdehyde dehydrogenase: MDIAAYMAEVGEQARAAATQVARSTTAVRNQALLATARALDAARDELAMANRKDLESGRDNGLDVAMLDRLELTSQRIDTMIEGLRQVASLPDPIGEITDMTYRPSGIQVGKMRVPLGVIGIIYESRPNVTVEAASLCLKSGNATILRGGSESIHSNQAIARCLAEGLAEAGLPETAVQVVKTTDRAAVGELITMPKYVDVIVPRGGKGLIERISRDARVPVIKHLDGVCHVYLDSHADPEKALKVAVNAKTQRYGTCNTMETLLVDCEIAEDILPLLASAFSEKGVELRGCEQTRAVIDAGEAVEADWEAEYLGPILAIRVVDGLDGAIEHINRYSSQHTDSIITENFTRARRFITEVDSSSVMVNTSTRFADGFEYGLGAEIGISTDKIHARGPVGLEGLTSQKYVVFGDGHIRT, translated from the coding sequence ATGGATATTGCAGCTTACATGGCTGAGGTCGGTGAACAGGCTCGCGCAGCGGCAACGCAGGTCGCACGCTCGACAACGGCCGTGCGCAATCAGGCTCTGCTGGCTACGGCCCGGGCTCTGGACGCGGCCCGCGACGAACTGGCCATGGCTAACCGCAAGGATCTCGAGAGTGGTCGTGACAACGGACTGGACGTTGCCATGCTGGACCGGCTGGAACTTACCTCCCAGCGCATTGATACCATGATTGAGGGCCTGCGTCAGGTGGCCTCGCTGCCAGATCCGATTGGAGAAATCACAGACATGACCTATCGCCCGTCCGGCATCCAGGTCGGCAAGATGCGGGTGCCCTTGGGAGTGATCGGTATCATCTATGAGTCGCGGCCGAATGTGACTGTGGAAGCGGCCAGCCTCTGCCTGAAATCCGGTAACGCAACCATTCTTCGTGGCGGCTCCGAGTCCATTCATTCGAATCAGGCCATTGCCCGCTGCCTGGCCGAGGGGCTGGCCGAGGCCGGTCTGCCCGAGACCGCCGTGCAGGTTGTAAAAACCACCGATCGGGCCGCCGTCGGTGAGCTGATTACCATGCCTAAATATGTCGATGTGATTGTGCCGCGAGGGGGCAAGGGGCTGATCGAGCGCATCAGCCGGGATGCCCGCGTGCCGGTCATCAAGCATTTGGATGGCGTTTGCCACGTCTACCTCGACAGTCATGCCGATCCGGAGAAGGCGTTGAAGGTGGCGGTCAATGCCAAGACCCAGCGCTACGGCACCTGCAACACCATGGAAACCCTGCTGGTGGATTGCGAGATTGCCGAGGACATTCTGCCGCTGCTGGCCTCTGCCTTTTCGGAAAAGGGCGTGGAGCTGCGCGGGTGTGAGCAGACCCGCGCAGTGATTGATGCCGGTGAAGCGGTGGAGGCCGACTGGGAGGCGGAATATCTCGGGCCGATCCTGGCGATTCGAGTGGTCGATGGTCTTGATGGCGCCATAGAACACATCAATCGCTACAGTTCGCAGCATACCGACAGCATCATCACCGAGAATTTCACCCGGGCCCGCCGTTTCATTACCGAGGTGGACTCAAGCTCGGTCATGGTGAATACCTCGACCCGCTTCGCGGACGGCTTCGAGTACGGACTGGGAGCGGAAATCGGCATCTCCACCGACAAGATCCACGCCCGTGGGCCGGTGGGGCTGGAAGGGCTCACTTCCCAGAAATACGTGGTGTTCGGCGACGGCCACATCCGGACCTGA
- the nadD gene encoding nicotinate-nucleotide adenylyltransferase, whose translation MHVIYGGTFDPIHHGHLRLALEISDRLGVDQVSLVPCHIPPHRGDTGATSEQRLKLLELAVTGEVQLRVDERELRRAGASYTADTLRQLRQELGPEAPLAMVVGTDAFAGFDRWREWRQIPELAHVIVVRRPGPGLDPDGEPARMLAERAVRDASRLHDQPGGLMLELDPPLLDISATGIRERIGDGRSPRYLLPDPVWQEIRRLGLYGACPDGNF comes from the coding sequence ATGCATGTGATCTACGGCGGCACCTTCGATCCGATTCACCATGGTCACCTCCGGCTGGCGCTGGAAATCAGTGACCGGCTCGGTGTCGATCAGGTCAGTCTGGTGCCTTGCCATATACCGCCTCACCGTGGTGATACCGGGGCCACGTCGGAGCAGCGGCTGAAATTGCTGGAACTGGCCGTGACCGGCGAGGTTCAGCTGCGGGTGGATGAGCGGGAACTCAGAAGGGCAGGGGCGTCCTATACCGCCGATACCCTGCGACAGTTGCGCCAGGAACTGGGGCCAGAGGCGCCGCTGGCCATGGTTGTGGGCACGGACGCCTTTGCCGGTTTTGATCGCTGGCGGGAATGGCGCCAGATTCCCGAGCTTGCCCATGTCATTGTTGTCAGGCGACCGGGCCCCGGCCTTGATCCGGACGGTGAGCCGGCGCGGATGCTGGCGGAACGCGCTGTCCGGGATGCCAGTAGGCTGCACGATCAGCCCGGCGGCCTGATGCTTGAGCTGGACCCGCCGCTTCTGGATATTTCCGCTACGGGCATCCGGGAACGGATCGGAGACGGCCGGTCTCCACGTTACCTGCTTCCGGATCCGGTATGGCAAGAGATTCGTCGTCTGGGGCTCTATGGTGCCTGCCCCGACGGGAACTTTTAG
- the rsfS gene encoding ribosome silencing factor: MHAEQLKDLVVNALEDVKAQDISVIDVRDRTSVTDFMVLASGTSNRHVKSLADSVVSEAKDEGVRASNVEGGTASDWILVDLGDVVVHVMMPATREFYDLERFWRDAPDLGAAGSE, translated from the coding sequence ATGCACGCAGAACAACTGAAAGATCTGGTAGTTAACGCGCTTGAAGATGTGAAAGCACAGGACATCAGTGTCATTGATGTCCGTGACCGTACCAGTGTCACCGACTTCATGGTTCTGGCATCCGGAACGTCCAACCGTCACGTGAAATCCCTGGCAGACTCCGTGGTTTCCGAAGCCAAGGACGAGGGTGTTCGCGCCAGCAACGTCGAGGGTGGCACCGCCAGTGACTGGATACTGGTAGATCTCGGCGACGTGGTTGTTCACGTCATGATGCCCGCCACCCGGGAGTTCTACGATCTGGAGCGCTTCTGGCGCGATGCCCCGGATCTTGGTGCTGCAGGCAGCGAATAA
- the rlmH gene encoding 23S rRNA (pseudouridine(1915)-N(3))-methyltransferase RlmH produces MRLRLICVGQKMPDWVSAGYNDYARRMPPELPLELVEIPMAHRGKNPDIPRLMQRESEALLAATGPKDRVIALEVGGRPWSTEKLASQLENWQQDGRDISFFVGGPDGLAEGCRKRADHQWSLSPLTLPHPLVRIVLAEQLYRAWSITRNHPYHRA; encoded by the coding sequence ATGCGCTTACGTCTGATCTGCGTGGGGCAGAAGATGCCCGACTGGGTCAGTGCAGGGTATAACGATTACGCACGCCGGATGCCTCCGGAACTGCCTCTGGAGCTGGTCGAAATTCCCATGGCACACCGGGGCAAAAACCCGGATATCCCCAGACTGATGCAACGCGAGAGCGAAGCCCTGCTTGCTGCCACTGGCCCGAAAGATCGGGTCATAGCGCTGGAAGTGGGTGGTCGGCCGTGGTCCACAGAGAAACTCGCGAGCCAGCTGGAGAATTGGCAACAGGACGGCCGCGATATCAGTTTCTTTGTTGGCGGGCCGGATGGGCTGGCCGAAGGCTGCCGCAAGCGGGCGGATCATCAGTGGTCATTGTCGCCGCTGACACTGCCCCATCCTCTGGTTCGGATCGTGCTGGCCGAGCAGCTTTACCGGGCCTGGTCCATCACCCGTAATCACCCGTATCACCGGGCCTAG
- the mrdA gene encoding penicillin-binding protein 2 — MPWGEFKDTAAERRLFQRRAMVMLVFVALLIGGLLVRMYQLQVVEHDVYTTLSDKNRVQVQSVPPPRGLVYDRNRTLLAENRPVFSVTLVPERVDEMEQTLAQLGGILEVSEEDLERFHRRLQEPRRPFQEIPLRYDLNEQEMARLAVHRHELPGVEVKAELVRYYPHSELTAHALGFVGRINRGELQRIDPVNYAGTNYIGKSGIERFYEDLLHGEVGYQHVETNARGRTLRVLERENPVPGEDLQLHLDLRLQKRAHELLDGRRGAIVAIEPATGGILALASVPGFDANKFVTGISVKDYRELSESRDKPLFNRALRGQYPPGSTMKPMLAIAALDSGATTRDYTIWDPGYFRLNDSGRRYRDWKRGGHGWVDLMDAMAESCDVYFYEIAVKMGVDTMYSYLSRFGFGEDAALDVSGALSGLLPSREWKRAMRSEPWYPGDSVNLGIGQGFMLATPLQLATATSLIANRGTWAEPRLLKEIEGDTPVTDYLPDGTHEPLKLKNPADWEYVVETMAEVMHGRRGTARRAGSDAPYRMAGKTGTAQVFSLAEDEEYDAEEIRERLRDHALFVGFAPVENPKIAVAVIVENGGGGSSTAAPVARELFDAWLLEFSANDDGALVGSVKAGGDE; from the coding sequence ATGCCGTGGGGTGAATTCAAGGACACTGCTGCTGAACGCAGGCTGTTCCAGCGCCGGGCGATGGTGATGCTGGTGTTCGTCGCGTTGTTGATCGGCGGCCTGCTGGTCCGGATGTACCAGCTCCAGGTTGTCGAGCACGATGTCTACACCACCCTCTCGGACAAGAACCGTGTTCAGGTACAGTCCGTTCCGCCGCCCCGAGGCCTCGTCTACGACCGCAATCGCACCTTGCTGGCGGAAAACCGACCCGTGTTCAGTGTCACGCTAGTACCTGAGCGGGTGGACGAGATGGAACAGACCCTGGCCCAGCTCGGCGGTATCCTCGAGGTCTCCGAGGAGGATCTGGAGCGTTTCCATCGCCGTTTGCAGGAACCCCGGCGCCCCTTCCAGGAAATTCCGCTTCGTTACGATCTCAATGAGCAGGAAATGGCCCGGCTTGCCGTCCACCGCCACGAACTGCCCGGGGTGGAAGTAAAGGCGGAGCTGGTCCGCTACTACCCCCACAGTGAGCTGACCGCGCACGCACTGGGTTTTGTTGGTCGTATCAACCGTGGCGAGCTCCAGCGCATTGATCCTGTGAACTATGCCGGCACCAACTACATTGGCAAGTCCGGCATCGAACGTTTCTATGAGGACCTGTTGCACGGCGAGGTCGGGTATCAGCATGTGGAGACCAATGCCCGGGGCCGGACCCTGCGAGTTCTTGAGCGCGAGAATCCGGTGCCCGGTGAGGACCTGCAGCTGCATCTTGATCTGAGGCTTCAGAAGCGCGCCCATGAGCTGCTGGATGGCCGTCGCGGCGCCATCGTCGCCATCGAGCCGGCTACCGGCGGGATACTGGCATTGGCGAGTGTGCCCGGGTTCGATGCCAACAAGTTTGTTACCGGGATCAGCGTCAAGGATTACCGCGAGCTGAGCGAAAGCCGTGATAAACCGCTCTTCAACCGGGCACTGCGGGGCCAGTACCCGCCTGGTTCCACGATGAAGCCGATGCTGGCGATTGCTGCTCTCGACAGCGGTGCAACGACACGGGATTACACCATCTGGGATCCGGGCTATTTCCGGCTCAATGACTCCGGCCGCCGCTACCGGGACTGGAAACGGGGTGGTCACGGCTGGGTGGATCTTATGGACGCCATGGCCGAATCCTGCGATGTCTACTTCTACGAAATTGCCGTGAAGATGGGCGTGGACACCATGTACAGCTATCTCTCCCGCTTCGGGTTCGGCGAGGATGCGGCGCTCGACGTGTCAGGCGCCCTGAGTGGCTTGCTGCCGTCCAGGGAATGGAAACGCGCCATGCGCAGTGAGCCCTGGTACCCCGGCGATTCGGTAAATCTTGGAATCGGCCAGGGCTTCATGCTGGCAACGCCGCTTCAACTGGCGACGGCTACGTCACTGATCGCCAATCGCGGCACCTGGGCGGAACCCCGGCTGTTGAAGGAAATCGAGGGTGATACTCCGGTCACCGATTACCTGCCCGATGGCACCCACGAACCGCTGAAGCTCAAGAATCCGGCGGACTGGGAGTACGTTGTCGAAACCATGGCCGAGGTTATGCACGGCCGTCGGGGAACGGCGCGCCGGGCGGGCAGCGATGCACCTTACCGAATGGCGGGCAAGACAGGTACCGCCCAGGTTTTCAGCCTGGCGGAAGATGAGGAGTACGATGCCGAGGAAATCCGCGAACGGCTTCGGGATCACGCCCTGTTCGTTGGTTTTGCGCCGGTTGAGAATCCGAAGATTGCGGTGGCCGTTATTGTCGAGAATGGCGGTGGCGGCAGCAGTACCGCGGCGCCGGTGGCACGCGAGCTGTTCGATGCCTGGTTACTGGAATTTTCCGCCAACGACGACGGCGCCCTGGTGGGCAGCGTGAAAGCCGGAGGGGACGAGTAA
- the rodA gene encoding rod shape-determining protein RodA, giving the protein MALNDFVDSTAANPLGRPRGIWSALHLDPILLFLLVVLVSGGLFVLYSGADRNIEVVKAQGIRLGVAFVVMLVFAQLDPSVFRRWAPWLYCAGIAALLAVLLVGVGAKGAQRWLALPGLPRFQPSELMKLVVPMMAAWYLSRHYLPPRFRHVITGLAIVLVPMMMIIQQPDLGTSLLVGMAGIFVVFFAGISWKLITAFVALVSVSAPMMWFFVMRDYQKQRVLTLLDPQSDPLGAGWNIIQSKTAIGSGGIEGKGWLQGTQSHLEFLPESHTDFIVAVLAEEFGFIGMMVLMTVYFLIILRCLYIAVTAQDSFSRLLAGALTMTFFIYIFVNVGMVSGLLPVVGVPLPLISYGGTSGVTLMAAFGVLMSIHTHRRMISA; this is encoded by the coding sequence ATGGCGTTGAATGATTTCGTGGATTCGACGGCCGCCAATCCCCTGGGGCGCCCGCGGGGGATCTGGTCTGCATTGCACCTGGATCCCATCCTGCTGTTTCTGTTGGTAGTCCTGGTGTCTGGTGGCCTGTTTGTCCTGTACAGCGGGGCGGATCGCAATATCGAAGTGGTCAAGGCCCAGGGCATCCGCCTTGGCGTTGCCTTCGTGGTGATGCTGGTGTTCGCCCAACTGGATCCGTCCGTATTCAGGCGCTGGGCGCCCTGGCTCTATTGTGCCGGCATTGCCGCACTGCTGGCGGTACTGTTGGTGGGCGTGGGTGCCAAGGGCGCCCAGCGCTGGCTGGCGCTCCCCGGGTTGCCCCGGTTCCAGCCCTCGGAGCTGATGAAACTGGTGGTTCCGATGATGGCCGCCTGGTATCTGTCGCGACATTACCTGCCGCCCCGTTTCCGGCATGTCATTACCGGGCTGGCTATTGTGCTGGTGCCGATGATGATGATTATTCAGCAGCCGGATCTGGGAACATCATTGCTGGTTGGAATGGCCGGAATCTTTGTGGTCTTCTTCGCCGGCATCAGCTGGAAGCTGATCACCGCATTTGTCGCACTGGTGTCGGTCTCGGCGCCCATGATGTGGTTCTTTGTCATGCGCGACTATCAGAAGCAACGAGTCCTGACCCTGCTTGACCCTCAGAGTGATCCGCTCGGAGCGGGCTGGAATATCATTCAGTCCAAAACCGCCATTGGCTCGGGCGGGATTGAGGGCAAAGGCTGGCTGCAGGGAACTCAATCCCACCTCGAGTTCCTACCCGAGAGTCATACCGATTTCATTGTGGCGGTGCTGGCTGAAGAATTTGGTTTCATCGGCATGATGGTGCTGATGACCGTGTATTTCCTGATTATCCTTCGCTGTCTGTACATTGCCGTAACGGCCCAGGATTCGTTCAGTCGCCTGCTGGCTGGCGCCCTGACCATGACCTTCTTTATCTATATCTTCGTGAATGTCGGTATGGTGAGCGGATTGCTCCCCGTGGTTGGTGTGCCTTTGCCGCTGATCAGTTATGGTGGCACCTCGGGGGTGACGCTGATGGCGGCCTTTGGCGTGCTGATGTCCATTCACACCCATCGCCGGATGATAAGCGCCTGA
- a CDS encoding septal ring lytic transglycosylase RlpA family protein, protein MNFKPSLSWIMAVTCALVLGGCASSPETDHSSRYTISQDRAPAGNFDASGLSDARPVYEKPRRAGNKSPYTVWGKQYQVLGSNDGYVARGTASWYGEKFHGHKTSNGETFDMYTMSAAHKSLRIPGYARVTNLDNGRSVIVRVNDRGPFHGDRLIDLSYAAAKKLGYQSRGTARVEVAAITVKPDGSMFLAGQPFVPGATVNYPDSSVAASGQMATGNEALFVQLGSFSSRDPAEKLLGRARAVLENPMRVRAIDTASGRFHRVQVGPFSDEDSARKTQSLLEARGFAQSILLTDSH, encoded by the coding sequence GTGAACTTCAAGCCCTCGCTCTCATGGATAATGGCGGTGACGTGCGCCCTGGTGCTCGGCGGTTGTGCGTCCTCGCCGGAAACCGACCATTCCTCCCGTTATACGATTTCTCAGGATCGGGCTCCGGCGGGAAACTTCGATGCGTCCGGGCTGTCCGATGCCAGGCCTGTGTATGAAAAGCCTAGGCGGGCCGGAAACAAGTCCCCATACACGGTCTGGGGCAAGCAGTATCAGGTGCTGGGCAGTAACGACGGCTATGTAGCGCGGGGCACCGCCAGTTGGTACGGCGAGAAATTCCATGGTCACAAGACATCGAACGGCGAGACCTTCGACATGTATACGATGTCTGCGGCCCACAAGTCCCTGCGGATTCCCGGCTACGCGCGGGTAACCAATCTCGACAACGGGCGGTCAGTGATCGTGAGGGTCAATGACCGAGGGCCGTTTCATGGGGATCGCTTAATTGACCTGTCCTATGCGGCGGCGAAAAAACTCGGTTACCAGTCGCGGGGTACGGCCCGGGTCGAAGTGGCCGCCATCACCGTCAAACCGGATGGATCCATGTTCCTGGCCGGTCAGCCGTTCGTGCCGGGGGCCACAGTGAACTACCCTGATAGCAGCGTGGCGGCCAGTGGGCAGATGGCAACTGGCAATGAGGCACTGTTTGTCCAGCTTGGTTCTTTCAGTAGCCGGGATCCGGCGGAAAAACTCCTTGGCAGAGCCCGGGCGGTGCTCGAGAATCCCATGCGCGTCCGGGCGATCGACACCGCGTCTGGTCGCTTTCACCGGGTGCAGGTCGGCCCGTTCTCCGATGAGGACAGCGCCCGCAAAACCCAGAGCCTCCTTGAGGCGCGGGGATTTGCCCAGTCGATTCTGCTGACCGACTCACATTGA
- a CDS encoding D-alanyl-D-alanine carboxypeptidase family protein, whose product MALKSLFRSFSIIFVLTLMVVGKTAAQSVLIPSPPQIAGTSYVLMDPKSGRIIMEENSHERLPPASLTKMMTAYIVERELDEGRISMSDMVPISVRAWKTEGSRTFVREGTSVPVETLLKGVIIQSGNDASVALAEFVAGSEGAFVDIMNQQAQILGMKDTNFENATGLPSPEHRSTAFDLAILARAIINDYPENYPIYAEKHFTYNNIRQPNRNSLLWRDDSVDGLKTGHTEEAGYCLVASAKRNETRFIAVVMGTSSSESRSQEVQKMLNYGFRYYESERLFRTGQELMKARVWAGQSDQLSVGLTEDVYVTIPRGSRNDLESTVDLDSVIKAPITVGDELGRVKVTLNGEVLVDQPVLALTDVPEGGFFKRIWDAIKLFFFQLFQ is encoded by the coding sequence ATGGCCTTAAAATCCTTGTTTCGCTCTTTTTCAATCATTTTTGTCCTGACCCTGATGGTGGTGGGCAAAACGGCTGCTCAGTCAGTCCTGATACCTTCCCCGCCGCAGATTGCCGGCACTTCCTACGTGCTGATGGATCCGAAGAGCGGACGCATCATCATGGAGGAGAACAGTCACGAGCGGTTGCCGCCGGCGAGTCTCACCAAGATGATGACGGCGTACATCGTCGAGCGCGAACTGGATGAGGGGCGTATTTCCATGTCCGACATGGTGCCCATCAGTGTTCGCGCCTGGAAGACTGAAGGATCGCGCACCTTCGTGCGTGAGGGGACCAGCGTGCCGGTCGAGACGTTGCTGAAAGGTGTGATCATCCAATCCGGGAACGATGCCTCGGTTGCGCTGGCTGAATTTGTCGCGGGCAGCGAGGGCGCGTTTGTCGACATCATGAATCAGCAGGCCCAGATACTGGGCATGAAGGACACCAATTTCGAGAACGCAACCGGTCTGCCGTCGCCCGAACATCGTTCTACGGCCTTTGACCTCGCGATTCTGGCCCGGGCCATCATCAATGATTACCCGGAAAACTACCCGATCTACGCCGAGAAGCACTTTACCTACAACAACATTCGCCAACCCAACCGCAACAGCCTGTTGTGGCGCGATGACAGCGTAGATGGCCTGAAGACTGGACACACTGAGGAGGCCGGTTACTGCCTTGTGGCGTCTGCCAAGCGTAACGAGACCCGGTTTATTGCCGTAGTGATGGGCACCAGCAGTTCCGAATCGCGCTCCCAGGAAGTCCAGAAGATGCTGAACTATGGCTTCCGCTATTACGAGAGTGAGCGGCTTTTCCGAACTGGCCAGGAATTGATGAAAGCCCGCGTCTGGGCAGGTCAGTCCGACCAGCTCTCGGTCGGCCTGACCGAGGATGTCTACGTCACCATCCCCAGGGGGTCCCGCAACGACCTGGAATCGACGGTAGACCTTGATTCCGTCATAAAAGCGCCCATAACAGTGGGAGATGAGCTGGGCCGGGTCAAAGTGACCCTGAACGGCGAGGTGCTGGTGGATCAGCCGGTACTGGCGCTGACTGATGTGCCCGAGGGCGGCTTCTTCAAGCGTATCTGGGATGCCATCAAGCTCTTTTTCTTCCAGTTGTTTCAGTAA